A window from Gossypium raimondii isolate GPD5lz chromosome 7, ASM2569854v1, whole genome shotgun sequence encodes these proteins:
- the LOC105786273 gene encoding uncharacterized protein LOC105786273 isoform X2: protein MVSTRRSGSLSGNNNKRSSSSSEDKPPSPKRQKVENAEKSMPAAESSKEMCTPPAVDPGYCGNGETPIAGDDVNNAGKGETSSAAVAVVAPIADGSAPVLLDKGRSSFTTWSISQKQNPNFDTSTPWCRLLSQSAQNPNVSICISNFTIGSSKHCDFQLKDQTISAVLCKIKHTQHEGSAAAMLESTGSKGSVQVNGTVLKKNNSCVLKSGDEVVFGLLGNHAYIFQQLMTDVAVKGAEVQNTIGKFLQLERRSGDSSAVTGAATILASLSSLRPDLSRWKSPPQASSKIPQVTEVSTAADVNLDGMEGNSTANIGNDKAAEVGSVNKTLHLDCNHDSNTEAGNVKLSGVLDGRNEWVKDSQPTMLSSISLRCAVFKEDIHAGILDGRNLDVSFDNFPYYLSENTKNVLIAASIIHLKHKEHVKYTSDLTTVNPRILLSGPAGSEIYQEMLTKALANYFGAKLLIFDSHSFLGGLSSKEAELLKDGVNAEKSCTCTKQNSGPIELANSLAPAVEADTSSAVPDATCDPESLPKTEADTMPSSGSSKNKMFKIGDRVKFMNSTSGSLYPAASPSRGPPYGVRGKVMLLFADNPFSKIGVRFDKPIPDGVDLGNIREVGHGFFCNASDLRLENSSTEDLDRLLINTLFEAIHSESRTSPFILFMKDAEKSLAGNTDSYSTFKSKLEKLPDNVIVIGSHTHTDNRKEKSHPGGLLFTKFGGSQTALLDLAFPDSFGRLHDRGKEVPKATKILTKLFPNKVTIHMPQDEAVLASWKHQLDRDAETLKMKGNLNLLRTVLGRSGMECEGLETLCIKDQTLTNESAEKVVGWALSHHLMQHPEADADVRLVLSCESIQYGIEILQAIQNESKSLKKSLKDVVTENEFEKRLLADVIPPSDIGVTFDDIGALENVKDTLKELVMLPLQRPELFCKGQLTKPCKGILLFGPPGTGKTMLAKAVATEAGANFINISMSSITSKWFGEGEKYVKAVFSLASKIAPSVIFVDEVDSMLGRRENPGEHEAMRKMKNEFMVNWDGLRTKDTERVLVLAATNRPFDLDEAVIRRLPRRLMVNLPDAANRAKILKVILAKEDLSPEVDFDAVASMTDGYSGSDLKNLCVTAAHRPIKEILEKEKKERAAALAEGKPPPPLSGSADIRSLNMDDFKYAHERVCASVSSESVNMTELLQWNELYGEGGSRRKKALSYFM from the exons ATGGTGTCAACGAGACGAAGTGGATCTCTATCTGGTAATAATAACAagagatcttcttcttcttctgaaGATAAGCCCCCATCTCCGAAACGACAAAAG GTGGAAAATGCGGAGAAATCGATGCCGGCGGCGGAGAGTTCCAAAGAAATGTGTACGCCGCCCGCCGTGGATCCCGGATATTGTGGGAACGGTGAGACTCCGATCGCCGGAGATGATGTGAATAACGCTGGGAAGGGTGAGACATCATCGGCTGCTGTCGCCGTGGTAGCGCCGATCGCTGATG GTTCTGCGCCGGTTCTGTTGGATAAGGGGAGGAGTTCGTTCACTACTTGGAGTATTTCCCAGAAGCAAAATCCAAATTTTGATACGTCTACACCTTGGTGCAGACTTTTATCGCAGTCTGCGCAG AATCCTAATGTTTCTATTTGCATATCAAATTTCACGATTGGCTCGAGTAAACACTGCGATTTCCAATTAAAGGACCAGACAATTAGTGCAGTGCTTTGCAAGATAAAGCACACCCAG CACGAAGGCAGCGCAGCAGCCATGTTAGAAAGCACTGGGAGCAAGGGGTCAGTGCAAGTAAATGGGACAGTGCTGAAGAAAAATAACTCTTGTGTGCTTAAGTCGGGTGATGAAGTGGTCTTCGGTTTGCTGGGGAATCATGCATAT aTATTTCAGCAACTCATGACTGATGTTGCAGTTAAGGGTGCAGAGGTCCAGAATACCATAGGAAAGTTTCTGCAGCTTGAGAGGAGGTCAGGAGATTCATCAGCTGTTACTGGGGCGGCTACCATATTGGCATCACTTTCAAGCTTGAGGCCAGATTTATCGCGCTGGAAATCGCCTCCTCAAGCCAGCAGTAAGATCCCGCAGGTGACTGAGGTGTCTACTGCTGCGGATGTTAATCTTGATGGCATGGAAGGAAATTCAACTGCAAACATAGGGAATGATAAAGCTGCAGAGGTTGGATCAGTCAACAAGACTCTTCATCTTGATTGCAACCACGACTCCAACACAGAGGCAGGCAATGTAAAACTCTCTGGG GTATTGGACGGAAGAAACGAGTGGGTGAAGGACTCACAGCCGACAATGCTATCAAGTATATCACTTCGCTGTGCGGTATTCAAAGAGGACATTCATGCAGGAATTCTTGATGGCAGAAACTTAGACGTGTCATTTGATAACTTCCCATATTATTTAAG tgaaaatacaaaaaatgtgCTCATAGCAGCTTCAATTATACACCTCAAGCACAAAGAACACGTGAAATATACTTCAGATCTAACCACTGTGAACCCACGGATTTTGCTCTCAGGCCCTGCAG GGTCTGAGATATATCAGGAGATGCTGACGAAGGCGCTTGCTAATTATTTTGGGGCCAAATTGCTCATTTTTGATAGCCATTCTTTTTTGGGT GGTTTGTCTTCAAAGGAAGCTGAGCTTCTGAAGGATGGTGTCAATGCTGAAAAATCCTGCACCTGCACCAAACAGAATTCTGGGCCCATTGAATTGGCCAATAGTTTGGCTCCAGCTGTTGAAGCAGACACTTCAAGTGCTGTGCCTGATGCTACTTGTGACCCTGAATCTCTGCCAAAGACAGAAGCTGATACCATGCCCTCATCTGGATCATCTAAGAATAAAATGTTTAAGATAG GTGACAgagtaaaatttatgaattcaaCTTCAGGCAGTCTATATCCAGCAGCATCTCCATCTAG AGGCCCTCCTTATGGGGTTCGCGGGAAAGTCATGTTACTCTTTGCAGACAATCCTTTCTCAAAAATTGGTGTAAGATTTGATAAACCCATACCTGATGGCGTTGACCTTGGAAATATTCGTGAGGTGGGCCATGGATTTTTCTGCAATG CTTCTGACCTTCGTTTGGAGAACTCAAGCACAGAGGATTTAGATAGATTACTCATTAACACTTTGTTTGAG GCTATACACAGTGAGAGCAGAACTTctccttttattttgtttatgaaAGACGCTGAGAAGTCTCTTGCAGGAAATACAGACTCTTACTCCACATTTAAGAGCAAACTTGAAAAGCTTCCTGATAATGTCATTGTAATTGGTTCACACACTCATACTGACAACCGTAAGGAGAAG TCGCATCCTGGTGGTTTGCTTTTCACAAAATTTGGTGGAAGCCAAACTGCTCTCCTTGACTTGGCATTTCCG GATAGCTTTGGTAGGTTGCATGACAGGGGGAAGGAAGTTCCGAAGGCtacaaaaattttgactaaGCTTTTTCCAAATAAAGTTACCATTCACATGCCACAG GATGAAGCTGTGCTTGCATCTTGGAAGCACCAATTGGATCGTGATGCTGAAACTCTTAAAATGAAGGGGAATTTGAATCTTCTACGAACT GTTTTGGGTCGGAGTGGGATGGAATGTGAAGGGCTTGAAACTTTATGCATCAAGGATCAAACCCTTACAAATGAAA GTGCTGAGAAAGTTGTTGGGTGGGCTTTAAGTCACCATCTAATGCAGCATCCTGAAGCGGATGCCGATGTGAGGCTTGTTTTATCATGTGAAAG CATTCAATATGGCATTGAGATCTTACAGGCTATCCAGAATGAATCTAAAAGCTTGAAGAAGTCACTTAAG GATGTCGTAACCGAAAATGAATTTGAGAAAAGGCTTTTAGCTGATGTTATTCCACCCAGTGATATTGGAGTTACCTTTGACGATATCGGAGCTCTTGAAAACGTGAAGGATACATTAAAGGAGTTAGTTATGCTTCCTTTACAGAGGCCTGAACTCTTTTGCAAGGGGCAACTTACTAAG CCTTGCAAGGGCATACTCTTATTCGGACCTCCTGGAACTGGGAAAACTATGCTGGCAAAAGCTGTGGCTACTGAAGCTGGTGCGAACTTCATTAATATATCCATGTCAAGCATCACATCAAAG TGGTTCGGTGAGGGTGAGAAATACGTGAAAGCTGTTTTTTCCTTGGCCAGTAAAATTGCTCCAAGTGTCATATTTGTTGATGAG GTTGATAGCATGCTGGGCCGGAGAGAAAATCCTGGGGAGCATGAAGCCATGCGTAAGATGAAAAACGAATTTATGGTGAACTGGGATGGTCTACGTACAAAAGACACAGAACGGGTCCTTGTACTTGCAGCCACAAATCGGCCTTTTGACCTTGATGAGGCTGTCATTAGAAGGCTGCCACGGAG ATTGATGGTAAATTTGCCAGATGCTGCAAATAGAGCAAAAATACTAAAGGTTATTCTTGCAAAGGAGGACTTGTCCCCTGAGGTTGATTTTGATGCTGTTGCGAGTATGACAGATGGATATTCTGGGAGCGACCTTAAG AATCTTTGTGTGACTGCTGCACACCGTCCAATTAAAGAGATTTTGGAAAAGGAGAAAAAG GAACGAGCTGCTGCTCTAGCAGAGGGCAAACCTCCTCCGCCTTTGAGTGGGAGTGCTGATATACGTTCTCTAAACATGGACGACTTCAAATATGCCCATGAGCGG GTATGTGCCAGCGTATCTTCTGAGTCCGTGAACATGACTGAGCTGCTTCAATGGAACGAGCTCTACGGTGAGGGTGGGTCACGAAGAAAGAAGGCTCTCAGCTACTTCATGTGA
- the LOC105786273 gene encoding uncharacterized protein LOC105786273 isoform X5, with product MLESTGSKGSVQVNGTVLKKNNSCVLKSGDEVVFGLLGNHAYIFQQLMTDVAVKGAEVQNTIGKFLQLERRSGDSSAVTGAATILASLSSLRPDLSRWKSPPQASSKIPQVTEVSTAADVNLDGMEGNSTANIGNDKAAEVGSVNKTLHLDCNHDSNTEAGNVKLSGVNDLLRPFLRMFAPSTSCNLKLSKSICKQVLDGRNEWVKDSQPTMLSSISLRCAVFKEDIHAGILDGRNLDVSFDNFPYYLSENTKNVLIAASIIHLKHKEHVKYTSDLTTVNPRILLSGPAGSEIYQEMLTKALANYFGAKLLIFDSHSFLGGLSSKEAELLKDGVNAEKSCTCTKQNSGPIELANSLAPAVEADTSSAVPDATCDPESLPKTEADTMPSSGSSKNKMFKIGDRVKFMNSTSGSLYPAASPSRGPPYGVRGKVMLLFADNPFSKIGVRFDKPIPDGVDLGNIREVGHGFFCNASDLRLENSSTEDLDRLLINTLFEAIHSESRTSPFILFMKDAEKSLAGNTDSYSTFKSKLEKLPDNVIVIGSHTHTDNRKEKSHPGGLLFTKFGGSQTALLDLAFPDSFGRLHDRGKEVPKATKILTKLFPNKVTIHMPQDEAVLASWKHQLDRDAETLKMKGNLNLLRTVLGRSGMECEGLETLCIKDQTLTNESAEKVVGWALSHHLMQHPEADADVRLVLSCESIQYGIEILQAIQNESKSLKKSLKDVVTENEFEKRLLADVIPPSDIGVTFDDIGALENVKDTLKELVMLPLQRPELFCKGQLTKPCKGILLFGPPGTGKTMLAKAVATEAGANFINISMSSITSKWFGEGEKYVKAVFSLASKIAPSVIFVDEVDSMLGRRENPGEHEAMRKMKNEFMVNWDGLRTKDTERVLVLAATNRPFDLDEAVIRRLPRRLMVNLPDAANRAKILKVILAKEDLSPEVDFDAVASMTDGYSGSDLKNLCVTAAHRPIKEILEKEKKERAAALAEGKPPPPLSGSADIRSLNMDDFKYAHERVCASVSSESVNMTELLQWNELYGEGGSRRKKALSYFM from the exons ATGTTAGAAAGCACTGGGAGCAAGGGGTCAGTGCAAGTAAATGGGACAGTGCTGAAGAAAAATAACTCTTGTGTGCTTAAGTCGGGTGATGAAGTGGTCTTCGGTTTGCTGGGGAATCATGCATAT aTATTTCAGCAACTCATGACTGATGTTGCAGTTAAGGGTGCAGAGGTCCAGAATACCATAGGAAAGTTTCTGCAGCTTGAGAGGAGGTCAGGAGATTCATCAGCTGTTACTGGGGCGGCTACCATATTGGCATCACTTTCAAGCTTGAGGCCAGATTTATCGCGCTGGAAATCGCCTCCTCAAGCCAGCAGTAAGATCCCGCAGGTGACTGAGGTGTCTACTGCTGCGGATGTTAATCTTGATGGCATGGAAGGAAATTCAACTGCAAACATAGGGAATGATAAAGCTGCAGAGGTTGGATCAGTCAACAAGACTCTTCATCTTGATTGCAACCACGACTCCAACACAGAGGCAGGCAATGTAAAACTCTCTGGGGTGAATGATTTGCTAAGGCCTTTCTTGAGGATGTTTGCACCATCAACTAGTTGTAATCTGAAATTGAGTAAAAGTATCTGTAAACAGGTATTGGACGGAAGAAACGAGTGGGTGAAGGACTCACAGCCGACAATGCTATCAAGTATATCACTTCGCTGTGCGGTATTCAAAGAGGACATTCATGCAGGAATTCTTGATGGCAGAAACTTAGACGTGTCATTTGATAACTTCCCATATTATTTAAG tgaaaatacaaaaaatgtgCTCATAGCAGCTTCAATTATACACCTCAAGCACAAAGAACACGTGAAATATACTTCAGATCTAACCACTGTGAACCCACGGATTTTGCTCTCAGGCCCTGCAG GGTCTGAGATATATCAGGAGATGCTGACGAAGGCGCTTGCTAATTATTTTGGGGCCAAATTGCTCATTTTTGATAGCCATTCTTTTTTGGGT GGTTTGTCTTCAAAGGAAGCTGAGCTTCTGAAGGATGGTGTCAATGCTGAAAAATCCTGCACCTGCACCAAACAGAATTCTGGGCCCATTGAATTGGCCAATAGTTTGGCTCCAGCTGTTGAAGCAGACACTTCAAGTGCTGTGCCTGATGCTACTTGTGACCCTGAATCTCTGCCAAAGACAGAAGCTGATACCATGCCCTCATCTGGATCATCTAAGAATAAAATGTTTAAGATAG GTGACAgagtaaaatttatgaattcaaCTTCAGGCAGTCTATATCCAGCAGCATCTCCATCTAG AGGCCCTCCTTATGGGGTTCGCGGGAAAGTCATGTTACTCTTTGCAGACAATCCTTTCTCAAAAATTGGTGTAAGATTTGATAAACCCATACCTGATGGCGTTGACCTTGGAAATATTCGTGAGGTGGGCCATGGATTTTTCTGCAATG CTTCTGACCTTCGTTTGGAGAACTCAAGCACAGAGGATTTAGATAGATTACTCATTAACACTTTGTTTGAG GCTATACACAGTGAGAGCAGAACTTctccttttattttgtttatgaaAGACGCTGAGAAGTCTCTTGCAGGAAATACAGACTCTTACTCCACATTTAAGAGCAAACTTGAAAAGCTTCCTGATAATGTCATTGTAATTGGTTCACACACTCATACTGACAACCGTAAGGAGAAG TCGCATCCTGGTGGTTTGCTTTTCACAAAATTTGGTGGAAGCCAAACTGCTCTCCTTGACTTGGCATTTCCG GATAGCTTTGGTAGGTTGCATGACAGGGGGAAGGAAGTTCCGAAGGCtacaaaaattttgactaaGCTTTTTCCAAATAAAGTTACCATTCACATGCCACAG GATGAAGCTGTGCTTGCATCTTGGAAGCACCAATTGGATCGTGATGCTGAAACTCTTAAAATGAAGGGGAATTTGAATCTTCTACGAACT GTTTTGGGTCGGAGTGGGATGGAATGTGAAGGGCTTGAAACTTTATGCATCAAGGATCAAACCCTTACAAATGAAA GTGCTGAGAAAGTTGTTGGGTGGGCTTTAAGTCACCATCTAATGCAGCATCCTGAAGCGGATGCCGATGTGAGGCTTGTTTTATCATGTGAAAG CATTCAATATGGCATTGAGATCTTACAGGCTATCCAGAATGAATCTAAAAGCTTGAAGAAGTCACTTAAG GATGTCGTAACCGAAAATGAATTTGAGAAAAGGCTTTTAGCTGATGTTATTCCACCCAGTGATATTGGAGTTACCTTTGACGATATCGGAGCTCTTGAAAACGTGAAGGATACATTAAAGGAGTTAGTTATGCTTCCTTTACAGAGGCCTGAACTCTTTTGCAAGGGGCAACTTACTAAG CCTTGCAAGGGCATACTCTTATTCGGACCTCCTGGAACTGGGAAAACTATGCTGGCAAAAGCTGTGGCTACTGAAGCTGGTGCGAACTTCATTAATATATCCATGTCAAGCATCACATCAAAG TGGTTCGGTGAGGGTGAGAAATACGTGAAAGCTGTTTTTTCCTTGGCCAGTAAAATTGCTCCAAGTGTCATATTTGTTGATGAG GTTGATAGCATGCTGGGCCGGAGAGAAAATCCTGGGGAGCATGAAGCCATGCGTAAGATGAAAAACGAATTTATGGTGAACTGGGATGGTCTACGTACAAAAGACACAGAACGGGTCCTTGTACTTGCAGCCACAAATCGGCCTTTTGACCTTGATGAGGCTGTCATTAGAAGGCTGCCACGGAG ATTGATGGTAAATTTGCCAGATGCTGCAAATAGAGCAAAAATACTAAAGGTTATTCTTGCAAAGGAGGACTTGTCCCCTGAGGTTGATTTTGATGCTGTTGCGAGTATGACAGATGGATATTCTGGGAGCGACCTTAAG AATCTTTGTGTGACTGCTGCACACCGTCCAATTAAAGAGATTTTGGAAAAGGAGAAAAAG GAACGAGCTGCTGCTCTAGCAGAGGGCAAACCTCCTCCGCCTTTGAGTGGGAGTGCTGATATACGTTCTCTAAACATGGACGACTTCAAATATGCCCATGAGCGG GTATGTGCCAGCGTATCTTCTGAGTCCGTGAACATGACTGAGCTGCTTCAATGGAACGAGCTCTACGGTGAGGGTGGGTCACGAAGAAAGAAGGCTCTCAGCTACTTCATGTGA